From the genome of Saccharicrinis carchari, one region includes:
- a CDS encoding peptidylprolyl isomerase, which produces MATLERIRKKGGVLVAFMVGFALLAFILTDFFSGQGGAQPGSIEVGEVNGTAISYSAYQNEVTQAEDFRKLSSGQSTIDENLQFQIRQSVWDQMVMDIVMGEKYEKTGIAVTTDEIIEMVTGSNPHPGVRQMFTDPQTGAFDQSAVVNFLRNRKRDPNANFYWEFLQKNLVNERLNSKYINLFQKGFFVTQSQANAEANAKLRSVDFDFVAVNYNSIPDSVVEVSKGEISAYYSKHKDNFKQAAERSIQYVSFLVEPSEEDKEMAEKWIEDIKPEFSNPDTDAAQFVTMNSDIPYQDSNLKAEDVRIVLQDFIKNAQQGDVYGPYLEDNTYKLSRLVSVKQMPDSVKARHILIQEQDPARANTVADSLMNLINKGADFADLARKNSKDTGSAINGGDLNWFKEGTMVKPFNDACFNAKKGDVVKVQTQFGVHIIHLQDVGKRVTKYNIATLGREIKYSSKTYQQVYSQANKFAATNNTADKFKEGIKEQNLTPRFATLRATDRAVPGLEGSRRLVQWSFEAKVNDMSPTIYEFGNQFVIAVVTEVVEEGYQDVNDPVVHNTIKSILAKDKKAEIIKKRFNDNKASSQSLTSLAQKMESQVQSATDINFASFQVPGVGMEPALIALASLSDVGEMSVPVKGDQGVYVVKVTSEQVAENTDVESTREQLRSVNTNKAYRLAPVIKEKAEVTDDRLKYF; this is translated from the coding sequence ATGGCAACATTAGAGAGAATTAGAAAAAAAGGTGGTGTATTGGTCGCTTTTATGGTAGGGTTCGCCTTACTTGCATTTATACTAACCGATTTTTTTAGCGGTCAGGGCGGTGCACAACCCGGCAGCATAGAAGTAGGCGAAGTAAACGGTACGGCTATTTCATACAGTGCTTATCAAAATGAGGTTACGCAAGCCGAAGATTTTAGGAAACTGAGCTCCGGACAAAGTACTATTGACGAGAATCTACAGTTTCAAATACGGCAATCGGTTTGGGATCAAATGGTGATGGATATTGTAATGGGCGAAAAATATGAAAAGACCGGAATTGCAGTAACCACCGACGAAATTATTGAAATGGTAACCGGCAGTAACCCGCACCCGGGTGTACGCCAAATGTTTACTGATCCACAAACAGGGGCATTTGACCAGTCGGCAGTAGTTAATTTTTTACGCAACCGTAAAAGAGATCCGAATGCTAACTTTTACTGGGAGTTTTTACAAAAAAACCTTGTAAACGAAAGGCTAAACAGCAAGTATATCAACTTATTTCAAAAAGGGTTTTTCGTTACCCAAAGCCAGGCCAATGCCGAAGCTAATGCTAAATTACGTAGCGTAGACTTTGACTTTGTTGCCGTAAACTACAACTCGATACCCGATAGCGTTGTTGAGGTGTCGAAAGGCGAAATAAGTGCCTATTATAGCAAACATAAAGACAACTTTAAACAAGCCGCAGAGCGAAGCATCCAGTACGTGTCCTTTTTAGTAGAGCCCTCAGAAGAGGATAAAGAAATGGCTGAAAAATGGATTGAGGATATTAAACCGGAATTCTCAAACCCGGATACCGATGCAGCGCAATTTGTGACGATGAACTCTGATATACCTTATCAGGATAGTAACTTAAAAGCGGAGGACGTAAGAATTGTATTGCAGGATTTTATTAAAAATGCCCAACAAGGTGATGTATACGGTCCCTACCTGGAAGACAATACCTACAAATTAAGTCGTTTAGTTAGCGTTAAGCAGATGCCCGATTCGGTTAAAGCACGACATATACTTATTCAGGAACAAGATCCGGCTCGTGCAAATACAGTGGCCGATAGTTTGATGAACCTTATTAATAAGGGTGCCGATTTTGCTGACTTAGCACGTAAAAACTCCAAAGATACTGGTTCGGCGATTAACGGCGGAGACCTAAATTGGTTTAAGGAAGGCACTATGGTAAAACCTTTTAATGATGCCTGCTTTAACGCAAAAAAAGGTGATGTTGTTAAGGTGCAAACGCAGTTTGGTGTTCATATTATTCACCTACAGGATGTAGGCAAACGAGTAACTAAATACAACATAGCCACCTTAGGCCGGGAAATAAAATATAGTTCAAAAACATATCAACAAGTTTATTCGCAAGCTAATAAATTTGCAGCCACTAATAATACGGCAGATAAATTTAAAGAGGGTATTAAAGAGCAGAATCTAACACCCAGATTTGCTACCCTGCGTGCCACGGATAGGGCTGTACCGGGACTGGAAGGCTCCAGGAGGTTGGTACAGTGGTCATTTGAAGCCAAAGTTAACGATATGTCGCCCACCATATATGAGTTTGGGAATCAGTTTGTGATTGCTGTGGTAACTGAAGTGGTTGAAGAAGGGTATCAGGATGTTAACGATCCGGTGGTGCATAATACCATAAAGAGTATTTTGGCCAAGGATAAAAAAGCCGAGATCATCAAAAAAAGGTTTAACGATAATAAGGCATCAAGCCAAAGCCTCACTTCACTGGCACAAAAAATGGAAAGCCAGGTGCAATCGGCTACTGATATCAACTTCGCTTCGTTTCAGGTGCCCGGGGTTGGTATGGAGCCCGCACTAATTGCATTGGCTTCGTTAAGCGATGTGGGTGAGATGTCGGTTCCGGTAAAAGGAGATCAAGGGGTTTATGTGGTAAAAGTAACATCGGAGCAAGTTGCAGAAAATACCGATGTAGAAAGCACCCGTGAGCAACTCAGGAGTGTAAATACTAACAAAGCCTATCGCTTAGCACCTGTAATCAAGGAAAAAGCCGAAGTAACAGACGATAGATTAAAGTATTTTTAA
- a CDS encoding glycoside hydrolase family 30 protein: MNIKKMSILSFIFSIVALLGIQCSDKPGDSPAPPPVKMEELDVTQYLSTYDGIAKFNKQDKVFTQASENNNPTITVNTDMTYQTMDGFGFTLTGGSAMHLYNMSSSKRQALLNELFAHYGNHIGVSYLRVSIGASDLDAYTFSYNDLGAGETDVDMQHFSLAPDKAYLIPVLKEILAINPDIKILGSPWSAPTWMKTNGATKGGELKPEYYQAYANYFVKYVQEMAKEGIIIDAITVQNEPLHPGNNPSMYMSAGDQANFVKSALGPTFESEGINTKIIIYDHNADRTDYPISILDDAEANKYIDGSAFHLYGGDIGNLSDVHAAHPDKNLYFTEQWVGAPGNFGEDMVWHTRNLIVGASRNWCKTVLEWNLAADSDLKPYTDGGCNQCLGALTIDGDAVIRNPAYYIIAHASKFVRPGSVRVESNLPSGLPNVAFEAPDGNIVIVVLNDTDDKKQFNIELNDEMTSVTLASKSVGTFVWKQN, translated from the coding sequence ATGAACATTAAAAAAATGTCAATTTTATCTTTCATATTTTCAATCGTCGCTTTGTTAGGCATTCAATGTTCTGACAAACCTGGCGATAGCCCGGCTCCTCCTCCTGTAAAAATGGAGGAGTTGGATGTAACACAGTACCTTTCTACCTACGATGGGATTGCTAAATTTAATAAGCAGGATAAAGTTTTTACCCAGGCTTCTGAAAACAATAACCCAACCATTACGGTAAATACCGACATGACCTATCAAACCATGGATGGTTTTGGGTTTACCTTAACGGGGGGAAGTGCCATGCATTTATACAACATGAGTTCTTCTAAGAGACAGGCCTTGTTAAATGAGTTATTTGCACATTATGGAAACCATATAGGCGTAAGCTATCTGAGAGTGAGTATCGGGGCTTCTGATTTGGATGCCTATACATTTTCATATAACGATTTAGGTGCAGGCGAAACAGATGTAGATATGCAGCATTTCTCACTGGCACCGGATAAAGCCTATTTAATCCCCGTATTAAAGGAAATTCTGGCCATTAATCCTGATATTAAAATATTAGGATCGCCATGGTCGGCACCAACCTGGATGAAAACAAACGGAGCAACCAAAGGAGGAGAACTTAAGCCGGAATATTACCAGGCCTATGCCAATTATTTTGTTAAATATGTGCAGGAAATGGCCAAGGAAGGAATAATCATTGATGCCATTACCGTTCAAAACGAACCGTTACATCCGGGGAATAACCCTAGTATGTATATGTCTGCAGGTGATCAGGCGAACTTTGTAAAGTCGGCATTAGGCCCCACTTTTGAGTCTGAAGGCATCAATACCAAGATAATTATTTACGATCACAATGCCGACAGAACAGATTACCCAATAAGTATCCTGGATGATGCCGAAGCGAATAAATATATCGATGGTTCAGCATTTCATCTGTACGGTGGCGATATCGGAAACCTAAGTGATGTTCATGCGGCACACCCCGACAAGAACCTGTATTTTACAGAACAGTGGGTGGGAGCACCCGGAAATTTCGGTGAGGATATGGTATGGCATACGCGTAACTTAATTGTTGGAGCTTCTCGCAATTGGTGCAAAACAGTACTCGAATGGAACCTGGCAGCTGATTCTGATCTGAAACCCTATACCGATGGCGGATGTAACCAATGCCTTGGGGCATTAACTATCGATGGCGATGCAGTAATTCGTAATCCTGCGTATTACATTATAGCACATGCTTCTAAATTTGTGCGTCCCGGATCGGTTAGAGTTGAATCCAACTTGCCTTCCGGCCTACCCAATGTGGCCTTTGAAGCACCAGATGGTAATATTGTAATAGTTGTGCTGAACGACACCGACGATAAAAAACAGTTTAATATTGAATTAAATGACGAAATGACCTCCGTTACATTGGCTTCAAAATCGGTAGGCACTTTTGTATGGAAACAAAATTAA
- a CDS encoding DUF6249 domain-containing protein, with product MQEVFMVAVVFSGFFYIIKMFTDYLLKRRLIKNGHVEKAEILSSVSSAEVEPQRMKSLKWAMVASMAGLGLIVSFFVGRAYGMDHWNINQSLIGFGIELMFIGLGFLFYFLIASRQK from the coding sequence ATGCAAGAAGTATTTATGGTAGCCGTAGTTTTTTCAGGCTTTTTTTACATCATTAAAATGTTTACCGATTATCTGCTAAAACGAAGACTGATAAAAAACGGACACGTAGAAAAGGCAGAGATCTTAAGTTCTGTTTCATCCGCCGAGGTGGAACCGCAACGCATGAAGAGCCTTAAATGGGCCATGGTGGCATCCATGGCCGGATTGGGTTTGATAGTTTCCTTTTTTGTGGGCCGGGCCTATGGTATGGATCACTGGAACATAAACCAATCGTTGATAGGTTTTGGGATTGAGCTGATGTTTATCGGCTTGGGTTTTCTGTTTTATTTTTTGATAGCCAGCCGGCAGAAGTAA
- a CDS encoding hemolysin family protein, producing the protein MDHATIIILALLFSAFFSGCEMAFISSNKLLIELNKKKFPPLSRIIDIFVRNPGLFISALLVGNNVALVVYGLQTAKMLEPMIQVYIDAPIGVLFIQTLLSTLLILVTAEFLPKVLFRINPIFVLNVAAVPLLFFHVLFYPVSKLMLLLSEGLMKNLLKIRGEITSNNMVLGRIDLDHLISEHHQKLENNDEMAKEVKLLKNVLDFSKVKIRECIIPRTDISAIELSEGLEILTQRFIETGFSKILVYKNTIDNIIGYVHVSELFKKPKQLKNAISKLSIVPETMTANRLLETFTQEHRSIALVVDEFGGTAGIVTMEDILEEIFGEIDDEHDVSDLIDKQLSDNEYVFSGRVEIDFINEKYGLNLPNSENFETIAGFILHHNESIPKNGEEIIIDDFKMKIQVASDNRIDLINVTDMRNS; encoded by the coding sequence ATGGACCACGCTACCATTATTATCCTTGCCCTTTTGTTTTCGGCATTTTTTTCGGGTTGTGAGATGGCTTTTATATCCTCAAACAAACTATTGATTGAGCTGAATAAAAAAAAGTTTCCACCGTTGAGTAGGATAATCGATATTTTTGTACGCAACCCGGGTCTTTTTATATCCGCACTGCTTGTGGGAAACAACGTGGCGCTGGTAGTATATGGTTTGCAAACAGCCAAAATGCTGGAGCCAATGATACAGGTATATATTGATGCGCCCATTGGTGTATTATTTATTCAAACACTACTCTCCACCCTGCTAATATTAGTTACCGCAGAATTTTTACCTAAAGTGTTGTTTCGCATCAATCCAATTTTTGTACTGAATGTGGCCGCAGTACCTTTATTGTTTTTTCATGTGCTTTTTTATCCTGTTTCAAAACTCATGCTGTTATTGAGCGAAGGGCTTATGAAAAATTTATTGAAGATAAGAGGTGAGATTACATCGAATAACATGGTGCTGGGACGTATTGATTTGGATCATCTTATATCCGAACACCACCAAAAGCTGGAGAATAACGATGAAATGGCCAAGGAAGTGAAGCTGCTTAAAAATGTACTCGATTTCTCGAAGGTGAAAATAAGGGAATGTATTATCCCCCGTACGGATATTTCGGCAATTGAGCTTAGTGAAGGCCTGGAAATACTTACACAACGTTTTATTGAAACCGGTTTTTCAAAGATATTGGTTTATAAAAATACCATCGACAATATTATTGGCTATGTGCACGTTTCGGAGCTTTTTAAAAAACCCAAACAGCTTAAAAATGCCATTAGTAAACTGTCTATTGTACCCGAAACCATGACAGCCAACAGATTATTAGAAACTTTTACACAGGAACACCGCAGCATCGCGCTTGTGGTGGACGAGTTTGGGGGTACAGCCGGTATTGTTACCATGGAAGATATACTGGAAGAAATATTTGGTGAGATAGACGACGAACATGATGTATCCGACTTGATAGATAAACAACTATCGGATAATGAGTATGTTTTTTCGGGTAGGGTAGAAATAGATTTTATCAATGAAAAATATGGGCTCAACTTGCCCAACTCCGAAAATTTTGAAACAATTGCCGGATTTATACTTCATCACAATGAATCTATTCCAAAAAATGGTGAAGAAATAATTATCGACGACTTTAAAATGAAGATTCAGGTGGCCTCGGATAATCGTATTGACCTGATTAATGTCACCGACATGCGTAATTCCTGA
- a CDS encoding glycoside hydrolase family 30 protein, with translation MKNIFIITLITALFVGCSFKAPEKKQKNETSFSPEGKTITVYSTDKQSGDRLTLKQDLSFGSTSQPTEAEVSVFVNPAKQFQTFIGIGGAITDASAEVFAKLSKEKQQELINAYYGEDGIDHTLLRTTIHSCDFSSGSYTYIEEGDKELTSFSIDHDRQYRIPMIQRAMDAATEPLLFYVSPWSPPAFMKGRDNMLRGGSLLPEFYQSWASYYAKFIKAYEAEGFPIWGLTIQNEPMAVQTWESCVYTAEQERDFLKNYLGPTLEKEGLGDKKIVVWDHNRDLITHRANTIFGDPEAAKYAWGIGFHWYERWAGGESMWDNLKNVKESFPEKELLFTEGCIEAFDETQYQRWSNGERYGISMINDFNCGTVGWTDWNILLDQTGGPNHVGNFCFAPIHADTRTDELIYTPSYYYMGHFSKFIRPGAKRVSTTTSRSHLLSTSFLNNSGKMVTVVMNRSDEDITYNLIVDEFETEINIPAHGIQSLVY, from the coding sequence ATGAAGAATATATTTATAATAACTCTTATAACGGCCCTTTTTGTTGGGTGTAGCTTTAAAGCGCCGGAAAAAAAGCAAAAAAACGAAACGAGCTTTTCTCCGGAGGGAAAAACCATAACCGTTTATTCAACCGATAAGCAAAGTGGCGACCGTTTAACCTTAAAGCAGGATTTAAGTTTCGGTTCCACATCGCAGCCTACAGAAGCAGAGGTATCTGTATTTGTTAATCCCGCAAAGCAGTTTCAAACCTTTATTGGTATCGGGGGTGCTATTACCGATGCCTCGGCCGAAGTTTTCGCTAAGCTTTCCAAAGAAAAGCAGCAAGAACTCATAAACGCCTATTATGGCGAAGACGGCATAGACCATACCCTGCTACGCACCACCATCCACAGTTGCGATTTTAGCTCAGGCAGCTATACCTATATCGAGGAAGGCGACAAAGAACTAACAAGCTTTTCCATCGACCACGACAGGCAATATCGTATTCCCATGATACAACGAGCTATGGATGCAGCTACCGAACCATTGTTATTTTACGTTAGTCCATGGAGTCCACCTGCCTTTATGAAAGGACGTGATAACATGTTACGCGGTGGCTCATTGCTACCGGAGTTTTACCAGTCGTGGGCCTCGTATTATGCCAAGTTTATCAAAGCTTATGAGGCCGAAGGATTTCCGATATGGGGCTTAACCATACAAAATGAGCCCATGGCGGTGCAAACATGGGAATCGTGCGTTTATACCGCAGAGCAGGAACGCGATTTTTTAAAGAATTACCTGGGGCCTACGCTCGAAAAAGAAGGGCTGGGCGATAAAAAAATCGTGGTGTGGGATCACAACCGCGACTTGATTACCCATCGCGCCAACACCATCTTTGGCGATCCCGAAGCGGCCAAATATGCCTGGGGCATCGGCTTTCACTGGTATGAGCGCTGGGCCGGAGGTGAATCGATGTGGGACAACCTTAAAAACGTAAAAGAATCGTTCCCCGAAAAGGAACTCCTGTTCACCGAAGGATGCATCGAAGCCTTTGACGAAACGCAATACCAGCGTTGGAGCAATGGCGAACGTTATGGAATATCCATGATCAACGATTTTAACTGTGGTACAGTGGGCTGGACCGATTGGAACATACTACTCGACCAAACAGGCGGACCTAACCATGTGGGCAACTTTTGCTTCGCCCCCATCCATGCCGATACCCGCACCGATGAGTTGATTTATACACCATCGTATTATTACATGGGCCATTTCTCAAAATTCATCCGTCCAGGAGCTAAAAGGGTGAGCACCACCACCAGCCGCAGCCATTTGTTAAGCACCTCGTTTTTAAACAATAGCGGCAAAATGGTAACCGTAGTGATGAACCGTTCCGACGAGGACATCACCTATAATTTGATTGTGGATGAGTTCGAAACCGAGATTAATATTCCGGCACATGGAATCCAATCGTTAGTATATTAA
- a CDS encoding RNA polymerase sigma factor, whose protein sequence is MNDIELVNQIKQGNPSAYRYLVSKHQRLVFSIAYRIASQNQTDTEDIAQDVFIKVYKNIKNYRAESKLSTWIASIAWKTSIDFVRKKSRAKINFTDEPQNYERARHNLTRDNLNQSDMVQVVKSVLSNLPGHYQSVLSLFYLEEFSLAEIHDISGMPIGTIKSYLSRARGMFRNEIEKLYGKDAIEMLYEDK, encoded by the coding sequence ATGAATGATATTGAATTAGTAAACCAGATTAAACAGGGTAACCCTTCGGCCTATCGCTATTTGGTTTCCAAACATCAGCGTTTGGTATTCAGTATCGCATACAGAATTGCCTCTCAAAACCAAACCGATACCGAAGACATTGCCCAGGATGTATTTATAAAAGTGTATAAAAACATAAAGAACTACCGGGCCGAATCAAAGTTATCGACCTGGATAGCATCCATCGCCTGGAAAACATCCATCGACTTTGTCAGGAAAAAATCCAGGGCTAAGATAAATTTTACGGATGAACCTCAAAATTATGAGCGCGCACGGCATAATCTTACACGCGATAATTTGAACCAAAGCGACATGGTACAAGTCGTTAAGTCGGTTTTGAGTAATTTACCCGGGCACTACCAAAGCGTGCTGAGCCTCTTTTACCTCGAAGAATTTTCGCTGGCCGAGATACACGATATAAGCGGGATGCCAATAGGTACTATAAAGAGTTATCTCAGCCGGGCGAGAGGGATGTTTAGGAACGAAATAGAAAAACTATACGGTAAGGATGCCATCGAAATGTTGTACGAAGATAAATAA
- a CDS encoding SusE domain-containing protein, which yields MKIKNILFILMVTLLAWSCEEESNLQPEGNWELSEPTLVQLNDGNKLVLDESAPLSKIEFKWNPAVSSAGYGVYYTVVIDSLNAADTNHPILSLQAEDAGKSTSAFISTLALNEALYMAGFEPGEDIELQWSVVASCLSKTSSKQASVTMVRYDDDNLYLSGRATEIGDDVNKAILMKRLLNAAGDKLNLYEAYTQLKANEGFMVYNGRSSNAVAYGLDTEGNLVRNGQPITVDNEGIYRINIDFEAMSISFFKIDRLALIGDALEGGWDADEALTYKGMGVWQADLSFIRPGGYIIRANNDWQGIMKQVNGTPDEVVLEDFANAQGYSIDNFQQSEAGYYSVTLSLTGKKYTLNLEKAPEQQMYVIVNGTDAYNMTLVGDGRFATTSYLALQTTDNILINTKSDGSGTSYSIDGAMEQGDSDKVGNTLSIVEGSNSFSPAVDQAYRFEVDVKNSEFKWHYYNLKLFHWDDDAEGGWDAKTETLMTYSHPYVFTATADLQADFESKFFSPWDIQFGAGANDDKTALVGTATNDSGASNLQNILSSATYTIKLTVAPDFSTANYEFVAQ from the coding sequence ATGAAAATAAAAAATATATTATTTATCCTGATGGTCACTTTGTTGGCCTGGAGCTGCGAAGAGGAAAGCAACCTTCAGCCCGAAGGCAACTGGGAATTGAGCGAACCCACCTTAGTGCAACTAAACGATGGCAATAAGTTGGTTCTTGATGAATCGGCTCCCTTAAGCAAAATTGAGTTTAAATGGAATCCGGCGGTTTCTTCCGCAGGTTATGGTGTATATTATACTGTAGTTATCGATTCATTAAATGCTGCAGACACAAATCACCCCATTTTATCGTTACAGGCTGAAGATGCGGGCAAAAGCACAAGTGCCTTCATATCTACATTAGCCTTAAATGAAGCATTGTATATGGCTGGATTTGAACCTGGTGAAGATATCGAGCTTCAATGGTCTGTTGTCGCATCCTGCCTTTCTAAAACAAGCAGCAAGCAAGCTTCGGTAACCATGGTTAGGTACGATGATGATAACTTATATCTATCGGGCCGAGCCACTGAAATTGGGGATGATGTAAACAAAGCAATCCTGATGAAGCGCTTACTGAATGCAGCAGGCGATAAGCTAAATTTATATGAAGCATATACGCAACTTAAAGCCAATGAAGGATTTATGGTGTATAACGGACGCAGTAGTAATGCGGTTGCCTATGGTCTTGATACCGAAGGAAACCTGGTTCGCAACGGACAGCCTATCACTGTTGATAATGAAGGTATTTACCGAATCAATATAGATTTTGAAGCAATGAGTATTTCATTCTTTAAAATTGACCGCCTTGCACTAATCGGTGACGCCCTCGAAGGTGGCTGGGATGCCGACGAGGCTCTTACATACAAAGGCATGGGCGTTTGGCAAGCCGACCTAAGCTTTATTAGACCCGGTGGATATATTATACGGGCCAACAATGATTGGCAGGGTATTATGAAACAAGTCAACGGAACACCCGATGAGGTTGTTTTGGAGGATTTCGCTAACGCCCAAGGCTATTCAATTGATAATTTTCAGCAAAGCGAAGCCGGCTATTATTCGGTAACCCTAAGCCTAACAGGGAAAAAGTACACCTTGAATTTAGAAAAAGCGCCGGAGCAACAAATGTATGTAATTGTGAATGGTACAGATGCCTACAATATGACTTTGGTGGGCGACGGAAGGTTTGCCACAACAAGTTATTTGGCTTTACAGACTACCGACAATATCCTGATTAACACAAAATCAGATGGCAGTGGAACAAGTTACAGCATTGATGGCGCTATGGAACAAGGCGATAGCGATAAGGTAGGTAACACTTTAAGTATAGTTGAAGGAAGCAACTCTTTTTCTCCGGCTGTGGATCAGGCATACAGATTTGAAGTAGATGTAAAAAACAGTGAGTTTAAATGGCATTATTATAACCTGAAACTGTTCCACTGGGATGATGATGCAGAAGGCGGCTGGGACGCCAAAACAGAAACACTAATGACCTATTCGCATCCGTATGTATTTACAGCAACGGCTGATTTGCAAGCAGACTTTGAATCTAAGTTCTTCTCTCCATGGGATATCCAGTTCGGGGCCGGGGCAAACGATGACAAAACTGCGCTGGTAGGAACTGCCACTAACGATTCAGGCGCTTCTAATTTGCAAAACATACTATCAAGTGCAACGTATACTATTAAATTAACCGTTGCTCCTGATTTTTCAACAGCGAATTACGAGTTTGTAGCTCAATAA
- the lptC gene encoding LPS export ABC transporter periplasmic protein LptC has protein sequence MESDYNKKHINKINKTARALLLAVLFFNLACTSNKPEEIKAIEADQNTPSLELVDFETFISDSGMVKYHVTTPLLLNYDKAEEPYKEYPQGGHIMTYDSVGSIQAQIKCKYAIFYDKQQLWDLRNNVEAVNEDGVVFNTEQLFWNQSEKKIYTEKFIKITTTDEIITGYGFTAKENLTEYRLNKMSGTIALDEKQQTPE, from the coding sequence ATGGAATCGGATTATAATAAAAAGCATATTAATAAAATCAACAAAACTGCAAGGGCACTGCTGCTTGCAGTTTTGTTTTTTAATCTGGCTTGTACTTCCAACAAGCCGGAAGAGATAAAGGCCATAGAAGCCGACCAGAACACCCCTTCGCTTGAATTAGTAGATTTTGAAACTTTTATTTCAGACTCCGGCATGGTAAAATACCATGTTACTACCCCCCTGCTTTTAAACTACGATAAAGCCGAAGAGCCGTACAAGGAATATCCGCAGGGAGGTCACATTATGACGTACGACTCTGTTGGCTCAATCCAGGCGCAGATAAAATGTAAGTACGCTATATTTTACGATAAGCAACAACTGTGGGATTTAAGAAACAATGTGGAAGCCGTTAATGAAGATGGTGTGGTATTTAATACCGAACAGCTATTCTGGAACCAGAGCGAAAAGAAAATTTATACGGAGAAGTTTATAAAAATTACCACTACCGACGAAATAATTACCGGATATGGATTTACTGCCAAAGAAAACCTGACGGAATATCGCTTAAATAAAATGAGCGGTACAATTGCACTTGACGAGAAGCAACAAACGCCGGAATAA